gcctcaaaaacactcaagaatattattacagtttgacctgttgccatggcaacaatatttcaaatatcaaaaatcctgtcataggtctacatctgctgtgtattgacattacactgatgaagtttgaagcaaatcaggtaaaaataagagggtgatctcaaaacatttcaaaaagtgatacacttcctgctgccagttggtggcgctataactttgactcacaatagtcacatccatgtgatcagactcctataacgaacacactcgtgaagtttcataaagatcaatatatgtatgcagacgttataacacatttcctgtttcctttttctcgccataaattcgttgcctcgccacggccaaaccgttcgagatatcaaaaatcccctggcaatttttaatcatcagtgtcttgacttcatgctgaccgagtttggtggcgatcggattaatcgtctaggaggagtatatcaaattccagagcatgcgtttttcaaacaacccttaatagctgacttcctgttggcgtggtgtttaacttagagcacgaaagttgttcggcccgatgaggtctatatgtgtactgagtttcatactaatacgtgcaagcgtgtttaatatatggaccaaattttcagacttttttcaagggggcgctgtcgagcccccctgccacgcccgggtaccagcctctccggcgtcctaatggccgcggattccaatgtgtgtgccaattttcaagagttttttgagcatgttaaggccccaaaaagccccggaagacggaaaaaaaataaaaaaaaaaaaaaaaaaaaaaaataataaatatagctgcgagcagcgatggcgggcccaagcccggtggcaccgccaccccggtggcttcagggcaactgtgcacagcgggcaataggcacttaaaacggttaaacatcaaaggactatgtcaaattcactccacatttactgcactacaaggtgccgctatagagcccctcctccctgcccattttcaaaggattacatgtgccaagttttaacattattctgatgaattttgaagcaaatcaggtaaaaataagagggtgatctcaatgtatgctgaaagtgacacattttctgcttccagttggtggcgctatgactttgaatcacaatagtcacatccatgtgatcagccttgtacaacgaagactaagccgaagtttcatcaaaatcaattaatgtatgcagaagttataacactttgtttcccttttcttgccataaattcgttgcctcgccacggccaaaccgtttgagatatccaaaatccgtttgcaattaaacaacttcaatgtgttagcaacaagttaaaaaaagtttggtgtaaattggataaaccctgtaggagcagtagtataaaattcatagcctgttttttcaaaaaattaacattcaaaccaaaatagctgacttcctgttggtcggagctaatgaatgtaaattagaaaattgtccggcttgatgagaacaatatgtgtaccgagtttggtgattgtaggaaaaactaacccccccacttttgtcaaaaggtggcgctactgagcccctccaccacgcccatttctatggctttgtccatgtctactggttgacaatattgatgtgtgtgtcgagtttcatgcaatttgaagcatgttaagagcctcaaaaacactcaagaatattattacagtttgacctgttgccatggcaacaatatttcaaatatcaaaaatcctgtcataggtctacatctgctgtgtattgacattacactgatgaagtttgaagcaaatcaggtaaaaataagagggtgatctcaaaacatttcaaaaagtgatacacttcctgctgccagttggtggcgctataactttgactcacaatagtcacatccatgtgatcagactcctataacgaacacactcgtgaagtttcataaagatcaatatatgtatgcagacgttataacacatttcctgtttcctttttctcgccataaattcgttgcctcgccacggccaaaccgttcgagatatcaaaaatcccctggcaatttttaatcatcagtgtcttgacttcatgctgaccgagtttggtggcgatcggattaatcgtctaggaggagtatatcaaattccagagcatgcgtttttcaaacaacccttaatagctgacttcctgttggcgtggtgtttaacttagagcacgaaagttgttcggcccgatgaggtctatatgtgtactgagtttcatactaatacgtgcaagcgtgtttaatatatggaccaaattttcagacttttttcaagggggcgctgtcgagcccccctgccacgcccgggtaccagcctctccggcgtcctaatggccgcggattccaatgtgtgtgccaattttcaagagtttttgagcatgttaaggcccccaaaaagccccggaagacggaaaaaaaaaaaaaaaaaaaaaaaaaaaaaaaataataataatccttagaagaacaagagggccctgcgcgaattttcgcttgggccctaataatccttagaagaacaagagggccctgcgcgaattttcgcttgggccctaataataatccttagaagaacaagagggccctgcgcgaattttcgcttgggccctaataataatccttagaagaacaagagggccctgcgcgaattttcgcttgggccctaataatccttagaagaacaagagggccctgcgcgaattttcgcttgggccctaataatccttagaagaacaagagggccctgcgcgaattttcgcttgggccctaataatccttagaagaacaagagggccctgcgcgaattttcgcttgggccctaataatccttagaagaacaagagggccctgcgcgaattttcgcttgggccctaataatccttagaagaacaagagggccctgcgcgaattttcgcttgggccctaataatccttagaagaacaagagggccctgcgcgcttaattcgcttgggccctaataaaaaaattatatttatctaaagtaatttttgcttagtACGGTTAAATTGgatcatcgaaggtcagcagcaaagacattggttcataaagtgagattaaatacataaagtatatttgtgttatttaacatattttattgcaggtttgcataatgttctgagtttacattccacagtttttattcattttgaggaatactgaatctgtttttgtgtaagtgagatgagtaaatgcatgttcacatttagtctagaactacaataaccattatgtttacacagcgcacacaacacctctgcctctACTCCCagtttctctcaacatggggacaggagaggtgtcaatcaataaatgggaagacaaagttacttgcgttacttatttgaaaaagtaactcagatattttgttgtaaatttcaaagtaatgcgttactttactagttacttgctaaaagtaatctgattatgtaactcgcGTTACACCCAACACTGCGTAGTTTCAAATTTCACTGCTTTTGTATATATTAATTATCTTTAATTGTATTCATGTCTAATTGCTCAAAGCATGGTGGACATTTTTGGCCTTCTGATGTGTTGTTGATATGCTTATGAGTTTTAATCCCATTCCCCGCTCTTCCCCTGCATTTTCCTGTTGGTTATCCAATAAAGACACAGATGGTATGGATGTGTATCTCCCTTTTTCTGCCCACAGGGGGGGTTCTCAACTTCAGATGAGATGTGTTTGGCCTTCCTCTTCTACTATCCAGCTATGAATCTGAGCAGTTGTTGGAGCTTCCCTGATATAGAGTCTTTACGTTCTGCAATGGGAGCAACAGATATACTGTAATCTTTAAAACATCGTTTTAATGCATTTAGCTCTTTATATTTGTCCTAATGATAATGTGGCTTTTATTTGATAACTTTGCAGTACCTGGATCTATATGATGTACTTTAAGACTTGGAATGACGCAGAGATCAATCAATACCAACAAACACTGAAGACAGTCGATCAGTTCGCCATAGTCCTCGACTCGTTTGTAAGTGTCCACACCTCTACAATATGAATGAAGCCTTTAAACGTGCTTCTGTTCTGACCTGttacatgacaccattttcCATGTGTATTTCCAGAACAACGGGTCATACAAAACAAGGACGATTCCTGATCTCAAAGTCATCCCACCTGCACCCTGCATGAGCGGTTGTGCCATCAAAAGTCTTGCTTTGATATCGCTGCTCCTCTGTTTGGCAGTGCATTGGACTTCTTCATGAAATGTTCATGCAAACCTGATGCAACCTGTTGTTCTTTCATTGTCTGTGATTAAAAGTCAATCATTTTAACTGAGCAAATAGGCTAACCTAACCAGCAACCTAAGAACCAGAACAACAGAAAATTTAGCAAAATATATGTAACTTATTTTAACGAATCATATCAAGATCTAAACTGACTTTACACTTCTATTGGTTTACTTTCAGATCATtttataaataagtaaaatgtGAATAAATAGAATATTTCCAATCttgaattataattaaaaacaacaaaaatgatttttaagtgtttttaatgatttttagtGTTTATGCATTGGTATGTCAGATAAAATGGTAGACGTGTGCATAAACGCCCTCTAATGAAAATAATAGACACTGTCAACTCCTTGCTTAAAGGGATATATCActcgaaaaataaaaattaatccATCATTTATTCATCCTCGTGTCTTTACAAATCTGTTTTGCTTGCTTTCTTCTGTGCTGGAAGTGCATTTTTTGAAAAGATATCAGCACGTACAAACATGAAGATTCTTTGTATAGAGCAGGGGTGGCTAACATCAGTCCTGCAGCGTTTTACTCCAACCgtaatcaaacacacctatGACTACCTGTGACCCTACATGTTTGAGTCTCTATCgctatatattatcaactatataaactaacttcacaagGTTCACTTGCACTAGTAGAGCAAgataatttcttttatttgtgctcTTTCATGGACAAGTATTTTCGTCAGTGTAAATgcgtttaaattcttcattttctccAATCTCTTaagcaaaagagttttgaattGTGCTGGCTGTCTCGCGagaaatgaataacagtttctCTCAAGGCTGCAAGGCACATGATTGACTGTTTGTCACGAATGTGCACacgctccacaaactcaggatcaaagcctgagttgacagagaaagttaaTGATCAGCATCACggtaccaacaaagccagattggagtggtttggttttgtcaacttgaaactaatcctataaccctgagtttgttcaactaccatcatggtacaggccccaggaCCGACATACTGTAGGCCTATTATCAATATTATCATTTTCTGCTCGTCCGGcactttgcaacaacacaacctTGTTTCTGCAGCATGTCGTCTGACGTTTACATTTTACGTGGTGTGAGAGGGGGAAATCACAGAAACCATGCAAAATCCAACCAGACTGAAACAGATTTCCAGaatttgaataggatttcaaaccatATATGAATGGAGCTTGAAACTGATTTTTTTGCCATTCACACTTGCTAAACATGATCGGATTTCAATCGGATACTCCAATAATCGGATTTGGACCGAGAGTCTAAAGGCTTTGGCTATGTTctcactgtcagtccaaatacGATTATTGGAGTATCCGACTGGAATCTGATCTAAGTTATTGACACATTGTGTATCGCAACTGTTCATATCTGATGTGTGTGTCCCATGACGCTTTCGTTTTCAggaatatctgcattggtttctatggcaatgacATTGGGTTGGTAGGTATAtgccaacaacaacaacaacaacaacaacaacaacatggaGGGATTTGCAAtactgcccactgctccgggtgtgtgttcactactcattGCTGTGTATGTGCACAAATTCAGGGTATGGGACACTATACTTGACTACACGTCaagtcactttcactttttcactttttattCCGAGCTGTCATCTCCGCCAGACTCAAAACATGTCTCTGTTATATTGTAATTTTCTGCTTGTCCTGCATtttgcaacaacacaacctTGTTCCTATAACAACGTCTGATATAGGATAGGATAGACTTTTATTGTCCCAAAGGAAATTTGTCCTGAACACATACAATACAGTGTCTACTGTTGAAATAAGTAacataatacatacatacagtacatatgcAGGGTGTCACCCATACAcaaggacacacacacaatacctacagtacatacacacacagacttcCATCAACCAACCGGCATTTACGTTTCATGTGGCGTGAGA
Above is a window of Megalobrama amblycephala isolate DHTTF-2021 linkage group LG11, ASM1881202v1, whole genome shotgun sequence DNA encoding:
- the LOC125278763 gene encoding DBH-like monooxygenase protein 2 homolog produces the protein MCLAFLFYYPAMNLSSCWSFPDIESLRSAMGATDILTWIYMMYFKTWNDAEINQYQQTLKTVDQFAIVLDSFNNGSYKTRTIPDLKVIPPAPCMSGCAIKSLALISLLLCLAVHWTSS